The Dehalococcoidia bacterium genome includes a window with the following:
- a CDS encoding 4Fe-4S binding protein, with amino-acid sequence MSYTIIDTCIGCTACTKRCPTDAITGTRNVVHVIDPTLCIDCGACGVVCPPEAILDTVGDVCRTFPRKEWPKAIVVEDNCIGSGCELCIQICPFDALSLGDTDRLVGDFFGVAVLNEKKCTGCRLCEDACGWGAIYIDPPRELLKKRAYPGEEEEAEEKRLVGAAAAALPE; translated from the coding sequence GTGTCCTACACGATCATCGATACGTGCATCGGCTGTACGGCGTGTACGAAGCGCTGTCCGACGGACGCGATCACGGGCACGCGCAACGTCGTACACGTCATCGACCCGACGCTGTGCATCGACTGCGGCGCGTGCGGCGTGGTGTGCCCGCCGGAGGCGATCCTTGACACGGTGGGCGATGTCTGCCGGACGTTCCCGCGCAAGGAATGGCCGAAGGCGATCGTCGTCGAGGACAACTGTATCGGCAGCGGCTGCGAGCTGTGCATCCAGATCTGCCCGTTCGACGCGCTGAGCCTGGGCGATACGGACCGCCTGGTGGGCGACTTCTTCGGGGTGGCCGTGCTGAACGAGAAGAAGTGCACGGGTTGCCGCCTGTGCGAAGATGCGTGCGGCTGGGGCGCCATCTACATCGACCCGCCGCGCGAGTTGCTGAAGAAGCGGGCGTATCCGGGCGAGGAAGAAGAGGCGGAAGAGAAGCGCCTCGTCGGCGCGGCCGCGGCGGCGCTGCCGGAGTAG
- a CDS encoding zinc-binding dehydrogenase, protein MTATARAMVQYAPRDLRVAEFPLPAIGAEDALLRVEACGICGSDYEQFEGALPVPMPVIPGHEPVGIIEEIGDEASRRWRVKRGDRVAVETLLPCGYCLECVQGRYRLCRGTGAMSAYGYKPVAVPPSLWGGYAQYMYLDPHSLVHRMSQDLAPEIAVLFNPLGAGFRWAVDMPRLRVGETIVVLGPGQRGLACVIAAREAGAGCIIVTGLSRDERKLELAREFGAHHAIDVERENVVARVREITGGGMADVVVDVTAYAVEAVTQAIDLARRGGRVVLGGTKGPTPVPNFISDKIVGKELTLQGAFGVDWPAYEAAARLIESGKYPLERMHTHTLPLAEAEHGLALLAGTVAGEQAIHVALIP, encoded by the coding sequence ATGACAGCGACAGCACGGGCGATGGTGCAGTACGCGCCGCGCGATCTGCGGGTGGCGGAGTTTCCGTTGCCGGCGATCGGCGCGGAGGACGCGTTGCTGCGCGTCGAGGCGTGCGGCATCTGCGGCAGCGACTACGAGCAGTTCGAGGGCGCGCTGCCGGTGCCGATGCCGGTGATCCCGGGGCACGAGCCAGTAGGCATCATCGAAGAGATCGGCGACGAGGCGAGCCGGCGCTGGCGCGTGAAGCGGGGGGATCGCGTGGCGGTGGAGACGCTGCTGCCGTGCGGCTATTGCCTGGAGTGCGTGCAGGGGCGGTATCGCCTGTGCCGGGGCACCGGGGCGATGTCGGCGTACGGGTACAAGCCGGTCGCGGTGCCGCCGTCTCTGTGGGGCGGGTACGCCCAGTACATGTACCTCGATCCTCACTCGCTGGTGCATCGCATGTCACAAGACCTCGCGCCGGAAATCGCGGTGCTGTTCAACCCGCTCGGGGCGGGCTTTCGCTGGGCCGTCGACATGCCGCGGCTGCGCGTCGGCGAGACGATCGTGGTGCTGGGGCCGGGGCAGCGGGGGTTGGCGTGCGTTATCGCCGCACGCGAGGCGGGGGCGGGCTGCATCATCGTCACGGGGTTGTCGCGCGACGAGCGTAAACTCGAGCTGGCGCGCGAGTTCGGCGCGCACCATGCGATCGATGTCGAGCGCGAGAACGTCGTGGCGCGCGTGCGCGAGATCACGGGGGGCGGAATGGCTGACGTTGTCGTCGACGTGACGGCGTACGCTGTCGAAGCGGTGACGCAGGCGATCGACCTGGCGCGGCGGGGCGGGCGCGTGGTGCTTGGCGGGACGAAGGGGCCGACTCCAGTGCCGAACTTCATCAGCGACAAGATCGTCGGGAAAGAGCTGACGTTGCAGGGCGCGTTCGGCGTCGACTGGCCGGCGTACGAGGCGGCGGCGCGACTGATCGAGTCGGGGAAGTACCCGCTCGAACGGATGCACACGCACACGTTGCCGCTGGCGGAGGCGGAGCATGGACTCGCGCTGCTCGCGGGGACGGTGGCGGGCGAGCAGGCGATCCACGTCGCGTTGATCCCGTGA
- a CDS encoding nuclear transport factor 2 family protein, whose product MASVPETVAAYIAAWSETDDAKRRALIEQAWAEDGLYVDPAAEGRGRDALAQIIAGFHAQAPGGRIDVASGIDQHHNQVRFAWNFVQADGKTAIEGIDVGELAEDGRLARIVGFWGAPPAKA is encoded by the coding sequence ATGGCATCCGTCCCCGAAACCGTCGCCGCCTACATCGCCGCGTGGAGTGAGACGGACGACGCCAAACGCCGGGCCCTCATCGAACAAGCGTGGGCCGAAGACGGCCTCTACGTCGATCCCGCCGCCGAAGGCCGCGGCCGCGATGCCCTCGCGCAGATCATCGCCGGCTTCCACGCCCAGGCGCCCGGCGGCCGCATCGACGTCGCGAGCGGCATCGATCAACACCACAACCAGGTGCGTTTCGCATGGAACTTCGTGCAGGCCGATGGTAAGACGGCCATCGAAGGCATCGATGTCGGCGAGCTCGCCGAGGACGGACGGCTCGCGCGGATCGTTGGCTTCTGGGGCGCCCCGCCGGCGAAGGCGTAA
- a CDS encoding DNA adenine methylase, with protein MPYYTPLRYPGGKRRLASAIKQLLDENGLKDVQYVEPFAGGAAVALTLLLDEYASAVHINDLSRPVFAFWHTVLNETEELCRRIEHAELTMSEWQIQRGVCEKRETADLADLGYATLFLNRTNRSGIIDGGVIGGKNQTGAWGIDARFNKSELVARIRRIGRYSSRITLYQSDALDFTRDTLPSLGKNTFAFYDPPYIESGEDLYLNLYGLDDHRRLAREVNRLKQPWVMTYDISAIKHGILPRNRSILYGLKYTAQGRYEGREVMFLSDKVKLPRGWTPWRPFLLSSPRSRYPFYGKIRREN; from the coding sequence ATGCCGTACTACACGCCTCTGCGTTATCCCGGCGGCAAGCGGCGTCTTGCCAGCGCGATCAAACAACTGCTAGATGAAAATGGCCTCAAGGATGTGCAGTACGTCGAGCCATTCGCGGGCGGCGCGGCTGTAGCCCTAACGCTCCTACTCGACGAATATGCGTCCGCCGTCCACATCAACGATCTGAGCCGACCGGTGTTCGCGTTCTGGCATACGGTGCTGAACGAGACGGAGGAACTCTGCCGAAGGATCGAGCACGCCGAGCTAACGATGTCCGAGTGGCAGATACAGCGCGGAGTCTGCGAGAAGCGCGAGACCGCCGACCTCGCTGACCTCGGCTATGCGACCCTGTTCCTGAACCGCACAAACCGATCCGGCATCATCGATGGTGGTGTGATCGGCGGAAAGAACCAGACCGGCGCGTGGGGCATCGACGCACGATTCAACAAGAGTGAACTCGTTGCCCGCATTCGGCGGATCGGTCGCTATAGCAGCCGCATCACGCTCTATCAGTCGGATGCGCTCGACTTCACAAGGGATACGCTCCCAAGCCTCGGCAAGAACACGTTCGCGTTCTACGATCCGCCGTACATCGAAAGCGGTGAGGATCTGTACCTCAACCTTTACGGACTGGACGATCATCGGCGATTGGCTCGCGAGGTGAACCGACTGAAGCAACCGTGGGTCATGACCTACGACATTTCGGCAATCAAACACGGCATACTTCCGCGCAATCGCTCGATACTCTACGGCCTCAAGTACACTGCTCAAGGCCGATACGAAGGACGCGAAGTCATGTTCCTATCGGACAAAGTGAAGCTCCCGCGCGGCTGGACACCATGGAGGCCATTCCTGTTGTCGTCGCCGCGCAGCAGATACCCCTTTTACGGCAAGATCCGCCGAGAAAACTGA
- a CDS encoding LLM class flavin-dependent oxidoreductase, translating into MRRSVVLIQDSVADLVEEARLAEEAGFDAVWLTDFYNRDAFVRMAMVGQATSRISVASGIAYAFARSPVMTAAAAADLDEITGGRIILGLGTGTKRMQESWYGLTFESPAPKAAEVVRLLRTLWSAQGNRPLKFDGRFYNIAIDLFGRPGRVRDRIPVYLAGVNRIMVRTAGEVADGLVGHPLYSRRYLAETVRPAIAEGLRRSDRDASTFDVAGYVITSVAEDEAMARDEARRQIAFYATALTYKGIMDLHGWEAQGQTIRDAFKKFDVAAMTGAVSDDMVDAIAVTGTPGSCRAQLARYEGLLDHALLYPPTFGTKPDRVRENYGLIRETFGATSRS; encoded by the coding sequence ATGCGACGCTCGGTCGTGCTGATTCAGGACAGCGTCGCCGACCTCGTCGAAGAGGCGCGCCTCGCCGAAGAAGCAGGCTTCGATGCCGTCTGGCTCACGGACTTCTACAACCGCGACGCCTTCGTCCGCATGGCCATGGTCGGACAGGCCACGTCGCGCATCAGCGTCGCGAGCGGCATCGCGTACGCGTTCGCGCGATCGCCCGTGATGACCGCCGCCGCGGCCGCCGACCTCGACGAGATCACCGGCGGCCGCATCATCCTCGGTCTCGGCACCGGCACGAAACGCATGCAGGAATCGTGGTATGGCCTGACGTTCGAGTCGCCCGCGCCCAAAGCCGCCGAAGTCGTGCGCCTCCTCCGGACGCTCTGGTCGGCGCAGGGCAACCGCCCGCTCAAGTTCGATGGCCGCTTCTACAACATCGCCATCGATCTTTTCGGACGACCGGGCCGCGTCCGCGACCGCATCCCCGTCTACCTCGCCGGCGTCAACCGCATCATGGTGCGCACCGCCGGCGAAGTCGCCGACGGCCTCGTCGGCCATCCACTGTACTCGCGCCGCTATCTCGCCGAAACCGTGCGGCCCGCGATCGCCGAAGGCCTCCGCCGTTCCGATCGCGACGCGTCGACGTTCGACGTCGCTGGCTACGTGATCACGTCGGTCGCCGAAGATGAAGCGATGGCGCGCGACGAAGCGCGCCGCCAGATCGCGTTCTATGCGACCGCGCTCACCTACAAGGGGATCATGGATCTGCACGGCTGGGAGGCGCAGGGGCAGACGATCCGCGATGCATTCAAGAAGTTCGACGTGGCCGCGATGACCGGCGCCGTCTCCGACGACATGGTGGACGCCATCGCCGTCACCGGCACGCCCGGCTCATGCCGCGCGCAACTCGCCCGCTACGAAGGCCTTCTCGACCACGCGCTCCTCTACCCGCCGACCTTCGGCACAAAACCCGACCGCGTCCGCGAAAACTACGGCCTCATCCGTGAAACCTTCGGCGCCACGTCCAGGTCGTAG
- a CDS encoding heme A synthase, which translates to MSWFQRLLLTTIVATFILVIIGGTVRATDSGLGCPDWPTCHGKIIPPANYHTLIEFSHRTAASIVGVIFLGVTYFAFKTERRNPLVFWLAFSAGVLLVAQIILGGITVKRELPAEITAAHLATAMAFMAVLIVAAIISLLRSRGLHAFPSMRQSPFTRLALASAGVAYVTLVLGSYISGTDASLACSGWPLCNGSLAPGGDSAVGLHYLHRLVAGLLGVLLLGVTYMAFEERRRQPLLLALTGFTLVAFIAQALIGAANIWTELAAGVVVAHLTFAALLWCTLVAISALSYYLPGEDAVEAEGFAAPPKKVTEWAR; encoded by the coding sequence ATGAGCTGGTTCCAACGGCTGCTGCTCACGACGATCGTCGCTACGTTCATCCTGGTGATTATCGGGGGGACGGTGCGGGCGACGGACTCCGGGCTCGGGTGCCCTGACTGGCCGACGTGCCATGGAAAGATCATCCCGCCGGCGAACTATCACACGCTGATCGAGTTCTCGCATCGCACGGCGGCGAGCATCGTCGGGGTGATCTTCCTGGGGGTGACGTACTTCGCGTTCAAGACGGAGCGGCGCAACCCGCTCGTCTTCTGGCTGGCGTTTAGCGCGGGCGTGCTGCTGGTGGCGCAGATCATTCTCGGCGGCATCACGGTGAAGCGAGAACTGCCGGCGGAGATCACGGCGGCCCACCTGGCGACGGCGATGGCGTTCATGGCGGTGCTCATCGTGGCGGCGATCATTTCGTTGCTCAGATCGCGAGGGTTGCACGCTTTTCCTTCGATGAGGCAATCGCCGTTCACGCGGTTGGCGCTGGCATCGGCGGGAGTGGCGTACGTGACGCTGGTGCTCGGTTCGTACATCTCCGGCACCGACGCATCGCTGGCGTGCTCGGGCTGGCCGCTCTGCAACGGATCGTTGGCGCCGGGCGGCGACAGCGCGGTCGGACTGCACTACCTGCACCGCCTGGTGGCGGGGTTGCTGGGCGTGCTGCTGCTGGGGGTGACGTACATGGCGTTTGAAGAGCGGCGCCGGCAACCGCTGTTGCTCGCACTAACGGGCTTTACGCTGGTGGCGTTCATCGCGCAGGCGTTGATCGGGGCGGCGAACATCTGGACGGAACTGGCGGCGGGCGTCGTCGTGGCGCACCTGACGTTCGCGGCGCTGCTGTGGTGCACGTTGGTCGCAATCAGCGCACTGTCGTACTATCTGCCGGGCGAAGACGCCGTCGAGGCTGAGGGGTTCGCCGCACCGCCGAAGAAAGTGACTGAATGGGCGCGCTGA
- a CDS encoding PaaI family thioesterase — MTTDAANANNERMSKVIALTPFMKHLGMEFVDAGEGWARLKMHYQDENSTAAKALHGGAISSLIDTTGAMAAWTTAEIATPKYFGSTVGINVNYLAGAIGEDIFAEGRVLKRGKEIIYSDVRVTNGAGKLLAQGTVVYRIVEREERGGRPG, encoded by the coding sequence GTGACGACGGACGCCGCCAACGCGAACAACGAGCGCATGTCGAAGGTGATCGCGCTGACTCCGTTCATGAAGCACCTGGGCATGGAATTCGTCGACGCGGGCGAGGGCTGGGCGCGGCTCAAGATGCATTACCAGGACGAAAACAGCACGGCGGCGAAGGCGCTGCACGGCGGCGCGATCTCGTCGCTGATCGATACGACGGGCGCGATGGCGGCGTGGACGACGGCGGAGATCGCGACGCCGAAGTACTTCGGCTCGACGGTGGGGATCAACGTCAACTACCTGGCCGGCGCGATCGGCGAGGATATCTTCGCGGAGGGGCGCGTGCTGAAGCGCGGCAAGGAGATCATCTACTCGGACGTGCGTGTGACGAACGGCGCGGGGAAGTTGTTGGCGCAGGGGACGGTGGTGTACCGGATTGTCGAACGGGAGGAACGTGGCGGGCGGCCGGGCTGA
- a CDS encoding LLM class flavin-dependent oxidoreductase, translating into MKFGLLYEIEKTQPWGERGQQGVFAEALEQIKLAEEVGFDCVWCVEHHFLGEFSLSSAPEVFLAAVSQHTSRIRIGQGVCLLPFGYNHPIRAAERAATLDIVSSGRLEFGTGRSATAYEMQAFGVDPERSRDEWDEAVRMIPKMWTQDEFSWDSPLMKIPPRNVQPKPLQQPHPPMWMAGTQPSSAFLAAERGLGFLHFSYTDPVALNEKIDRYHEGIAKCEPVGAFVNDRFAGFTLMHCGRDDRDALETGGPGAEWYVRATNQLYALWAQSGSESYRWYGEQFEQGAGQDVDIARMADDGVLCIGGPEKCAQIARHYAAQGIDQLIVLVQAGGTSHDAIMESLRRFGEHVIPQFSASAAAT; encoded by the coding sequence ATGAAGTTCGGACTGTTGTACGAGATCGAGAAGACACAACCGTGGGGCGAGCGCGGGCAGCAGGGCGTGTTCGCCGAGGCGCTCGAACAGATCAAGCTGGCGGAGGAGGTGGGATTCGACTGCGTGTGGTGCGTCGAGCATCACTTTCTGGGGGAGTTTTCGCTGTCGTCGGCGCCTGAGGTGTTTCTGGCGGCGGTGAGCCAGCACACGTCGCGGATCAGGATCGGGCAGGGGGTGTGCTTGCTGCCGTTCGGATACAACCATCCGATCCGCGCGGCAGAGCGCGCTGCGACGCTGGACATCGTGAGCAGCGGGCGGCTCGAATTCGGCACGGGGCGCTCGGCGACGGCGTACGAAATGCAGGCGTTCGGCGTCGACCCGGAGCGATCGCGCGACGAGTGGGACGAAGCGGTGCGGATGATCCCGAAGATGTGGACGCAGGACGAGTTCTCGTGGGACTCGCCGTTGATGAAGATCCCGCCGCGCAACGTGCAGCCGAAGCCGCTGCAGCAGCCGCACCCGCCGATGTGGATGGCGGGCACGCAGCCATCGTCGGCGTTCCTCGCGGCGGAGCGCGGGCTGGGGTTCCTGCACTTCAGCTATACGGATCCGGTGGCGCTGAACGAGAAGATCGACAGGTACCATGAAGGCATCGCGAAGTGCGAGCCTGTGGGTGCGTTCGTCAATGACCGGTTCGCCGGCTTCACGCTCATGCACTGCGGCCGCGACGACCGCGACGCGTTGGAGACGGGCGGGCCGGGCGCGGAGTGGTACGTGCGCGCGACGAACCAGCTCTACGCGTTGTGGGCGCAATCGGGATCGGAATCGTATCGCTGGTACGGGGAGCAGTTCGAGCAGGGCGCGGGGCAGGACGTCGACATCGCGCGGATGGCGGACGACGGGGTGCTGTGCATCGGCGGACCGGAGAAATGCGCGCAGATCGCGCGGCACTACGCGGCGCAGGGCATCGACCAGCTGATCGTGCTCGTGCAGGCGGGCGGCACGTCGCACGACGCGATCATGGAGTCGCTGCGACGGTTCGGCGAGCACGTGATACCGCAGTTCAGCGCGTCGGCGGCCGCGACGTGA
- a CDS encoding MFS transporter: MRFLRDARVFPDVLWKRGPFRNLWAASTVSHFGTTFGALSLTALVYLDASPRQMGVLAASSSVPVLLVAILAGVWVDRLPRIPVMIFADAGRFAALISVPVVAVSGELRVEQLYAVAFVTGCLGVAFSVAFSSTVPDVVPKERLVDANSALGMSDSVAASAGPAIGGGIVQAATAPVAMLVDALTFLVSGVFLARVRIPATRPAVKRRSAVVEALEGFRTAVEQPVLRAILAMVATYSFFSGFIVTLYGLWVIDGLGFSALTLGLLLAAGGAGSIFGAALASPLARGMGLGRSITTTYVMAAGLSFLTPVAGGPAWLALSMLACEQGIGDVLWSIHNIEAVSLRQTVTPEEQLGRVNAVFLFASLGLRPLGALVAGVTAEAAGLREGLLISCVGINVAGLWLVFSPLRRFRQGVGGGRRTCPTRRCD; the protein is encoded by the coding sequence ATGAGGTTTCTGCGCGACGCGCGCGTATTTCCCGACGTTCTCTGGAAACGTGGTCCCTTCCGCAATCTCTGGGCGGCCAGCACGGTGTCGCACTTCGGCACGACGTTCGGCGCGCTCTCGCTGACGGCGCTGGTCTACCTCGACGCTTCGCCGCGCCAGATGGGGGTGCTGGCGGCGTCATCGAGCGTGCCGGTGCTGCTGGTCGCGATCCTCGCCGGCGTGTGGGTCGACCGGTTGCCGCGCATACCGGTGATGATCTTCGCAGATGCGGGGCGCTTCGCGGCGCTGATCTCGGTGCCGGTCGTCGCCGTGTCGGGCGAACTGCGCGTGGAGCAGCTCTACGCCGTAGCGTTCGTGACGGGTTGTCTGGGCGTGGCGTTCAGCGTGGCGTTTTCTTCGACCGTGCCGGACGTCGTGCCGAAGGAGCGCCTGGTCGACGCGAACAGCGCGCTGGGCATGAGCGATTCGGTCGCGGCGAGCGCCGGCCCGGCGATTGGCGGCGGGATCGTGCAGGCGGCGACGGCGCCGGTCGCGATGCTCGTCGACGCGCTGACGTTCCTGGTGTCGGGCGTGTTTCTCGCGCGGGTGCGGATCCCGGCAACGCGACCGGCGGTGAAGCGGCGGTCGGCGGTCGTGGAGGCGCTCGAGGGATTCCGGACGGCCGTCGAACAGCCGGTGCTGCGCGCGATCCTGGCGATGGTGGCGACGTACAGCTTCTTCAGCGGCTTCATCGTCACGCTGTACGGGCTGTGGGTGATCGACGGGCTTGGATTTTCGGCGCTGACGCTGGGACTGTTGCTGGCGGCGGGCGGCGCGGGGTCGATCTTCGGGGCGGCGCTCGCGTCACCGTTGGCGCGCGGGATGGGGCTCGGGCGCAGCATCACGACGACGTACGTGATGGCGGCCGGCCTGTCGTTCCTGACGCCGGTCGCCGGCGGGCCGGCCTGGCTCGCGCTGTCGATGCTGGCGTGCGAGCAGGGCATCGGCGACGTGCTGTGGTCGATCCACAACATCGAAGCGGTGAGCCTGCGGCAGACGGTGACGCCTGAGGAGCAGCTGGGGCGCGTGAACGCTGTGTTCCTGTTCGCCAGCCTGGGGCTGCGGCCGCTGGGTGCGCTGGTCGCGGGCGTGACGGCGGAGGCGGCCGGGTTGCGAGAGGGGTTGTTGATCTCGTGCGTGGGGATCAACGTCGCGGGGTTGTGGTTGGTGTTTTCGCCGTTGCGGCGGTTTAGGCAGGGGGTGGGTGGCGGCAGGCGAACGTGTCCAACGCGTCGCTGCGATTGA
- a CDS encoding zinc-binding dehydrogenase — protein sequence MAATGKAAVFLGPGKGYEIQEFDIPTPEPGGIVIKVAMGGICGSDLHIWRGDSPIFAMMAGNVAGHEMTGRVHTLGADVKTDSLGRPLKEGDRVAYAYFYPCNRCYQCNRAEFAACPNKLLTMGPSPVSKFSGAYGEYYYLKPGGWIFKVPDEVTDEMATPVNCALSQVTYGLSKAGLRYGDTLVVQGAGGLGLNAIAVAKEMGADAVIAIDGIPNRLELAMRFGADAVIDINDHPTPMDRITKVKQLTQNRGADIVAEFVGIPAVVPEGIQMLREGGTYLEIGNISVGRTAEIDPSQLVWGTKRIQGVIMYDPWVIPEALDFLVRTREKYPHGDVVSHKFKLEDINTAFENSEWAKEGQTTKVNRAVIAM from the coding sequence ATGGCCGCCACAGGCAAAGCCGCAGTCTTCCTCGGCCCCGGCAAGGGCTACGAGATCCAGGAGTTCGACATCCCGACGCCCGAGCCCGGCGGCATCGTCATCAAGGTCGCCATGGGCGGCATCTGCGGCTCCGACCTGCACATCTGGCGCGGCGACTCACCCATCTTCGCCATGATGGCCGGCAACGTCGCCGGCCACGAGATGACCGGCCGCGTCCACACCCTCGGCGCCGACGTCAAGACCGACTCGCTCGGCCGCCCGCTCAAGGAAGGCGATCGCGTCGCCTACGCGTACTTCTACCCGTGCAACCGCTGCTACCAGTGCAACCGCGCCGAGTTCGCCGCCTGCCCGAACAAGCTGCTCACCATGGGCCCCAGCCCCGTCAGCAAGTTCAGCGGCGCCTACGGCGAGTACTACTACCTCAAGCCCGGCGGCTGGATCTTCAAGGTCCCGGACGAAGTCACCGACGAGATGGCCACGCCCGTGAACTGTGCGCTCTCACAGGTGACGTACGGCCTCTCGAAGGCCGGCTTGCGCTACGGCGATACGCTCGTCGTGCAGGGCGCCGGCGGCCTCGGCCTCAACGCCATCGCCGTCGCGAAGGAAATGGGCGCCGACGCGGTCATCGCCATCGATGGCATCCCGAACCGCCTCGAACTCGCCATGCGTTTCGGCGCCGATGCCGTCATCGACATCAACGACCACCCGACGCCAATGGACCGCATCACGAAGGTCAAGCAACTCACGCAAAACCGCGGCGCCGATATCGTCGCGGAGTTCGTCGGCATACCGGCGGTCGTGCCCGAGGGCATCCAGATGCTCCGCGAAGGCGGCACCTACCTCGAGATCGGCAACATCTCCGTCGGCCGCACGGCCGAGATCGATCCGTCGCAACTCGTCTGGGGCACCAAGCGCATCCAGGGCGTGATCATGTACGACCCGTGGGTCATCCCCGAGGCGCTCGACTTCCTCGTCCGCACGCGCGAGAAGTACCCGCACGGCGACGTCGTCTCGCACAAGTTCAAGCTCGAAGACATCAACACCGCCTTCGAAAACAGCGAATGGGCGAAGGAAGGCCAAACGACGAAGGTCAATCGCGCCGTTATCGCCATGTAA
- a CDS encoding dihydroorotate dehydrogenase electron transfer subunit: MNIGYAEVVSNERLYGETYITWFRAPELAHGAYAGQFLMLRCSDDAAYADGGLGRADDPLLPRPMSYHRVRQAADGVEWSILYDVVGRGTAWLARRKPGERVYCWGPLGVGYEIDRAAHNVLLVAGGIGVAPLVWLAEDAVAAGKSVTMVIGGRSAEHVFPSRLLPREVEVVVTTDDGSAGRKGLATEAFGELLEWCDQAFACGPTPMFRSMADVARKSRVRRPVQVLLEERMGCGTGICYGCAVEVRRRGGRAMKLVCKDGPRFDVRDVY; this comes from the coding sequence TTGAACATTGGTTACGCAGAGGTTGTGTCGAACGAGCGGTTGTACGGCGAGACGTACATCACGTGGTTTCGCGCGCCGGAGCTGGCGCACGGCGCGTACGCGGGTCAGTTCTTGATGCTGCGCTGCTCAGACGATGCGGCGTACGCCGACGGCGGTTTGGGGCGCGCCGACGATCCGTTGCTGCCGCGGCCGATGAGTTATCACCGCGTGCGGCAGGCGGCGGATGGAGTCGAGTGGTCGATCCTGTACGACGTGGTGGGGCGGGGCACGGCGTGGCTGGCGCGTCGCAAGCCCGGTGAACGCGTGTACTGCTGGGGGCCGCTCGGGGTCGGCTACGAGATCGATCGAGCGGCGCATAACGTGCTGCTCGTCGCGGGCGGCATCGGGGTCGCGCCGCTGGTGTGGCTCGCGGAGGACGCGGTCGCGGCGGGCAAGAGCGTGACGATGGTGATCGGCGGCCGTTCTGCCGAGCATGTGTTTCCGTCGCGGCTGTTGCCGCGTGAAGTGGAGGTCGTCGTGACGACCGATGACGGTTCGGCGGGGCGCAAGGGCCTGGCGACCGAGGCCTTCGGCGAGTTGCTGGAGTGGTGCGACCAGGCGTTCGCCTGCGGACCGACGCCGATGTTCCGGTCGATGGCCGATGTGGCACGCAAGTCGCGCGTACGGCGCCCGGTACAGGTGCTGCTCGAGGAGCGCATGGGCTGCGGCACGGGCATCTGCTACGGCTGCGCCGTCGAAGTGCGGCGGCGCGGTGGCCGCGCAATGAAGCTCGTGTGCAAGGACGGGCCGCGATTTGATGTGCGGGACGTGTACTGA